One window of Papaver somniferum cultivar HN1 chromosome 9, ASM357369v1, whole genome shotgun sequence genomic DNA carries:
- the LOC113310328 gene encoding alpha-taxilin-like, with protein MENSQANQLPEVDSLPDGFVESSNEQEEQQPRTTHNFEHEESTPSPPSPQSPPDYKDTILELDQCSDAVLDTSDTSTVTDSRYDVKVEKLRTFPVALSEKDGEDSIVNRSFAESTECGSIGFVSDSGNGHQYQHFEGSSQNPVKATAVGSELSAAETAASLKNKKLEASDVKRKSVKRGFKTEREFLEFTLQYQQVIAERDAAISVRDKLESLCRELQRQNKLLMDECERVSTEGQNMRSELSTKFHDAIKDVSSKLEGQKDECLLQLKENEMLRNKLKHLCDQYTVSEQQFTHKLKQKSLELQIADLKIQQHEEKSNQEKTQMKLYAEQVSQLLATEKNLRLQLSADGEKFQQFQDALLKSNEVFETFKQEIEKMAKSIKELKKENIFLKSKCEKTDVTLIELVGEREHMKKQLEKLKNQKEKLESLCRSLQAQRKQSLAESSSCDAVSVASSMERET; from the exons ATGGAGAACTCACAGGCAAATCAATTACCTGAAGTAGATTCATTACCAGATGGATTTGTTGAGAGTTCTAATGAACAAGAAGAACAACAACCTAGAACAACTCATaattttgaacatgaagaatcaaCGCCTTCACCACCATCGCCACAATCACCTCCtgattataaagatacaatattaGAACTTGATCAATGTAGTGATGCTGTACTGGATACCTCGGATACTTCTACGGTTACAGACAGCAGATATGATGTCAAGGTAGAGAAACTGAGAACATTTCCTGTGGCATTATCAGAGAAGGATGGTGAAGATTCAATAGTAAATAGGAGTTTTGCGGAGAGTACGGAATGTGGTTCGATTGGGTTTGTTTCTGATTCTGGGAATGGGCATCAATACCAGCATTTTGAAGGGAGTTCTCAGAATCCGGTGAAAG CAACTGCAGTGGGTTCAGAGTTGAGTGCAGCAGAAACTGCAGCATCTTTGAAGAACAAAAAGCTA GAAGCCTCTGATGTGAAGCGTAAAAGTGTAAAGCGTGGGTTCAAGACAGAAAGGGAGTTTCTAGAGTTCACTTTACAGTATCAACAAGTTATTGCCGAGAGAGATGCAG CTATTTCTGTTCGAGACAAGCTTGAGTCATTATGTAGGGAGTTGCAGCGTCAAAATAAACTGCTGATG GACGAATGCGAGAGAGTGTCAACAGAGGGCCAAAATATGAGATCAGAACTATCTACCAAGTTCCATGATGCAATTAAG GATGTAAGCAGTAAACTTGAAGGGCAGAAAGATGAATGTCTCTTGCAACTCAAGGAGAATGAGAT GCTGAGAAACAAGTTGAAGCATCTCTGTGATCAATACACAGTTTCGGAACAGCAGTTCACCCATAAG CTAAAGCAGAAATCACTGGAACTCCAGATTGCGGATCTTAAAATTCAGCAGCATGAAGAGAAATCGAATCAGGAAAAAACCCAGATGAAGTTGTATGCCGAGCAAGTGTCGCAGCTATTGGCTACAGAAAAGAATCTTCGTTTACAATTATCAGCTGATGGAGAAAAGTTTCAACAATTCCAG GATGCCTTGCTAAAAAGTAATGAGGTATTTGAAACTTTTAAGCAAGAGATTGAGAAG ATGGCGAAATCAATAAAAGAACTCAAGAAGGAAAACATTTTCTTGAAAAGCAAATGCGAGAAGACAGATGTCACTCTCATAGAACTTGTTGGAGAG AGAGAACATATGAAGAAGCAACTGGAGAAACTGAAGAACCAAAAGGAAAAGCTGGAGTCCTTGTGCCGGTCACTACAAGCTCAAAGGAAACAAAGTCTTGCTGAGAGCAGCAGCTGCGATGCGGTTTCAGTCGCATCTTCTATGGAACGAGAAACCTGA
- the LOC113310329 gene encoding general transcription factor IIH subunit 2-like, translating into MNYFTNNHVEERRVAEEKEDEDDEEGNENDMEAWERAYAEDRSWESLQEDESGLLRPIDNDGVQHAQYRRRLRNLSAASAASRIQKGLIRYLYIVIDLSRAASERDFKPSRMAVVAKHVEAFIREFFDQNPLSHIGLVTIKDGVAQCLTDLGGSPDSHIKALMGQLICSGDSSLQNALDLVEGYLCGIPSYGHREVLLLYSALTTCDPGDVMETIKKCKRSKIRCSVIGLSAEVFVCKHLCQETVGSYTIALNEFHFKDLLLEHAPPPPAIAEFAVGNLIKMGFPQRAAEGVVSICSCHKEAKVGGGYICPRCKARVCELPTECRICGLTLVSSPHLARSYHHLFPITPFEELSLALLNSSRHKLPKTCFGCQQSLVPSGNRPGLRVACPKCKQHFCLDCDIYMHESLHNCPGCESLRHSKTVNNIE; encoded by the exons ATGAATTACTTTACAAACAATCATGTGGAAGAGCGACGAGTggctgaagaaaaagaagatgaggatgatgaggagggAAATGAGAATGATATGGAGGCTTGGGAGAGAGCTTATGCAGAGGATAGATCATGGGAGTCTCTGCAAGAAGATGAGTCTGGACTCCTCCGCCCAATCGATAACGATGGTGTACAACATGCCCAGTACCGTCGCCGCCTGAGGAACCTCTCTGCTGCGTCTGCAGCTTCTAGGATCCAGAAAGGTCTCATACGCTACCTATACATTGTCATTGATCTCTCTAGG GCAGCTTCAGAGAGGGATTTTAAGCCAAGCCGGATGGCAGTGGTTGCCAAACACGTGGAAGCTTTCATTAGAGAGTTCTTTGATCAGAACCCTCTTAGTCATATTGGTCTAGTTACTATTAAGGATGGGGTAGCTCAGTGCTTAACTGACCTTGGTGGAAGTCCTGATTCCCATATAAAGGCTTTGATGGGTCAGTTGATCTGTTCGGGTGATTCCTCCCTTCAGAATGCCCTAGATCTTGTTGAAGGCTATCTCTGCGGAATTCCCTCATATGGTCACCGTGAAGTCCTATTATTATATTCTGCTCTCACGACATGTGATCCTGGGGATGTAATGGAAACCATCAAAAAATGCAAGAGGTCTAAAATTAGGTGCTCAGTTATTGGCCTTTCGGCAGAAGTTTTTGTATGTAAACATCTTTGCCAAGAGACTGTAGGGTCCTACACCATTGCGTTGAATGAG tTTCATTTTAAGGACTTGTTACTGGAGCATGCCCCTCCACCACCAGCAATAGCAGAATTTGCTGTTGGGAATTTAATCAAGATGGGTTTCCCACAAAGAGCAGCAGAGGGTGTTGTCTCTATCTGTTCGTGCCACAAGGAAGCTAAGGTTGGTGGGGGTTACATTTGTCCAAGATGCAAAGCACGTGTCTGTGAACTGCCTACAGAATGCCGAATTTGTGGGCTGACACTTGTTTCTTCACCTCATTTGGCAAGATCGTATCATCATTTATTCCCGATAACTCCTTTTGAGGAGCTGTCACTTGCGCTTCTCAATAGTTCACGTCACAAGTTACCGAAAACTTGTTTTGGTTGCCAACAAAGCCTTGTACCTTCTG GTAACAGGCCTGGCCTCCGTGTTGCTTGCCCCAAGTGTAAACAGCATTTCTGCTTGGACTGTGACATTTACATGCATGAGAGCTTGCACAATTGTCCAGGTTGCGAGAGTCTTCGGCATTCCAAAACTGTTAAcaatattgaatga